DNA sequence from the Bacteroidota bacterium genome:
TTGCAGAGGGATGCGAAAACATCCCTGTTCCTTCCCTCATTCTCCAACCTATTGTCGAAAATGCCGTGAACCATGGTATCGCGCATCTCGTTGAAGGAGGGACGGTTACGCTTTCTTCCGAGAGAAACGAATCACTTCTCCGGCTTCGTGTCGGCAATCCGTGCGACCCCGGCCGGCCCCGAAGCAAAAGCACCGGTGTCGGACTTGAGAATATCAGGCGACGACTTCGTACACTCTACGGTGACGAGGCGCGACTCGCAATCACAAATGGGACACACGAGTACTCCGTGGAATTGACTCTGCCGGTTCACCACACGAGCAATACATAACAATCTTTCACCTCCAAGACTGATGACATCGGAAGTACTGAAAGCAATTATTGTAGATGACGAGCAACTTGCGCGACAGATTGTCCGTGAGTTCCTTTCCCATCATCCCGAAATCGAAATCGTTGCCGAGTGTCCAAACGGATTCGAGGCCGTGAAGGCGATTACGGAACTCAAGCCCGACATTCTCTTCCTCGACATCCAAATGCCGAAGCTGAGCGGGTTTGAGGTTCTTGAATTGATTGATCACGATGTCACCGTTATTTTCACCACGGCCTACGATGAATTCGCTTTGAAGGCGTTTGAAGTCCATGCCGCCGACTATTTGCTCAAGCCCTTCAGTCGTGAGCGGTTCGATGAGGCATTGGAGCAAACGAAGAAACGGATTCCTGACTCAACACGCCTCGATGCCATCGCCGAAGAATCAGCTTCGCGAACAAAGCCGCTGGAACGCATCCTCGTGCGTGACGGTGCAAAGGTGCATATCATTCCCATCGAAAGCATTGACTACATCGAAGCACAAGATGATTATGTTTCGATCAAAACAGAGGGCAAGAGTATTCTGAAACAGGCGCGCTTATCGGCGCTTGAGCAACAATTGGATGAGAAGAAGTTCATCCGCATTCACCGCTCATACATCCTCAACATCGAGCGCCTTGCCAAAATCGAGCCGTATGCCAAAGATAGCCGTGTTGCGATTCTCGCGGACGGAACGCGACTACAGGTCAGCAGAGCGGGGTATGCACGATTGAAAATTCATCTCTAGGAATCTGGTTTCCTTCGAATTCTTCAATTCATCAACAATCATCTACTATCTCATGAAGACTTATATCTTGTACGCAGTTATTGCGGGATTGGCATGGGGCATTGGCGGCTATTTTGAAAAATCCGGTCTGCGCGAGCTCGGACTGCCGCCGATTGCGGGAATATTTCTGCGAACTGCAGTTGCGGTTATATTGCTGGGACTCATCTCGATTCCAGCCTGGAAAGCATACACGCCATCGTCAAGTGTGAACGGATGGCTGATGATTATTATTGGTGGAGGGATTGTCGCAGGAAGTCTGGGCATGTGGAGTTTCTACGCGTCGCTTGCGACTTCGGAGAATCTCGGCGTGACGCTTGCAGTAGCCTTCGCGCTTTCACCGATTGCCGGAACAGTAATAGGACTGGTGAAGGGAACACAAGAGATTGACATCAAGACGGGATTGGGATTGCTGGCCATCGTGGGAGGCATCATCTTGATACAGCTTGCCCACCGGAGTCCGGAAAAGATCAACTAAGGAGAAGCCCCGGTTTTGTGGCCGGGGCTTCTGACATCTCCCTTACACTCTAATCAACTCTTCCTGAATCTCGCCCGTCACTTCCGGCACACCATCGTGACGGATGAACATGTTGACTTCTGTACGGCACGCCATATTCTCGTGCGGCAAATAGATGCCGGGTTCAATCGAGAAGCAGCAACCGGGCATGAGTTGCCGCTCGTCTTTTGTTTCAAGATTATCAATATTCCCGCCGTTGCCGTGCACTTCCTCGCCAATGGAATGCCCCGTCCGATGCACGAAGTATTTTCCGTACCCGGCCTTCTTCACGACGTTACGGCATGCGTCGTCAACTTCCCATCCGCCGCAAGCTTTCCCCTTCGCAAAGCGATCTTTGACAAGCGCGATAGCCGCATTGCGCGCTGCTTTGACTGTGTTGAAAATTTCCTGGTACTTCTTCGATGGCTCGCTGCCGATGTACCCGCACCACGTCACGTCATAATAAATCGAACCCGGCTTGTCCAACTTCGCCCACAAATCAATCAGTACAGTGTCGCCTTGTTTGAACGGCCGTGCATTTTCGGGAGTCGACTCGAAATGCGGGTCGGCGGGATGTTCATTCGTTCCTACAATCGGCGGATCGACAGTGACAAGTCCGTTTTCCTTGAACCGCCGCATGATGAATTGCTGGAGTTGGTATTCCGTCAATCCGTTGTTCGTTGCAATCGCATTGCGAATCTGGTCATACGCTTCCGCACGAACCTTGTCAACAATAACACCCGCCTCTTTGTGCATCCGATATCCTTCTTCACTGATTGTCGCCTCAAACATCTGCACAAGGTCGGCAGATGACACGACTTTGTGCTTGAAACTCTTCACCAGCTCGATAATCCCCGCATCCACCATGGAGACGGCGGGAATATGATTGAGAGGAGAGTATTGCATGGCGATCTTCTTCGGCGAGCCGAGCATTTTCTTCAGCGATGAATGCAACTGCTTCCACGGAAGGAAGATTTCCTTTTTCCCGGGCAACGAGTCGAGCTTACGGGGCTCAACACTGTGAACGAGCTTGCGCGGTTCACCCTTCGCCGGAATGTAATAGAACCAGCGGCGGGTCGTCATTTTCGTGATGTCGAGGCCGAGGACTCGGTAGGCGAGATGATCACGATTGTGGAAGTCACACAGCAGCCAGCCGTCAATCTTGCGTTCGCGCAGGGCTTGTTGAATTGCGGTGATGTTCATAATTCTTCCTTGATTGAATTGAGAATGGTCAGGTTTGTTTTGACGAAGCAGCGTCTTGATTTCTGTAGTTGTCTTCATGATAACGGCAATGCCCGCCAGTTAACTCAGCACATCCTTCTTGACAAAAATATACCAAGTAACCGCATAAAAGCCAATGATGAAACCACCGAGAACGCCGCCATGCTGCGCTATCGTTTGCCAGGGAATCGGATCCTCAAAGGCCATCTGCCAGATGTTGAAATATGTGGTGAACAGGTACGGTTTGATCGATTCAAAGAACTCGATCTGGATATTGGAAAGAATGAAGAAGACGATAATCACCGTCATCGTCCCGACAATCGGGCCGATGGCATTCTCCACCAACGACGAAAACAAATATGCGAGCGAAGCAACACACCACATGCTCCACGTCGCGAGTCCGAAAGCAATCAACATTCGCAGCGGTAACTGGGTCTGCGGAAGAATAGTCAGCACCTTGCCGGCAACAAGCAAATCACCGCCACCAAACAGATACAACCCGAGGCTAAGGCTTACCACCGCGAGAAAGAGGACAAGCGAAAATGCATAGAACAGTGTTGCAACATACTTCATGAGGAGAATCTTCGTGCGCGATGCGGGACGAATCAGCATCAGGCGAAACGTACCGCCTGTTGCCTCGCCTGCAAGCTGGTCGCCGGCAACAAGAGCAATGAGGAACGGAACATGTACCCACAAGCTATTCATGATGAAATAGGTGACGAAGTATCCGTTAAAGAGATTTCCGACAAAGAAAAAATCCTGCGACAAGTCACGCGTCATCCGCCTGACCATGCCGCCCCCTTCAAGCTTTAACGCAATCTCAACCAACGGAACGAGCACGGCAATGGCGATGAACCCGATATAGGTCCGCCACTTGAGATATGTTTTGAGAAGCTCGTTGCGAAGTATCGTGTTCACGTTTCCACTACGGTTCGTCGGATGGATGGTCTGTGATCGAAAGAAAATATTCTTCCAGCGAGCGCCGCGGGATCAACGCCCGTACGTGAACGCCTTCCGTAACCAGCATGGCATTCAACTCACTGATGTGTTCGGACGGGACTGTCACATCAAGTCCTTCGTTGCGGACGAGAACATCTTGAACATCCGGGTGCCGCCTCAGTACCGCAAGCGCTTTCTCTTGCGGATGGGCATCAACCCTGACCACGCTTCTGCCGTTGTTCAACAGTTCCCCGACTTTTCCCTGCACAACGAGTTTGCCGCGGTTGATGATTGCCATTGAGGTTGCCGTTTGTTCAATTTCGTTGAGAAGATGGGAAGAGAGGAATATGGTGATGGCGCGTTCTGTTGAGAGGCGCCGAATGAGCTCGCGCACCTCCTTGATTCCTTGTGGATCGAGTCCTGTTGTCGGCTCATCAAGGATGATGAACTCCGGTGAACCGAGCAGAGCCTGCGCTATGCCGAGACGCTGCCGCATACCATGCGAAAAAGTCTTCACCCTTTCATCGGCACGTTCACGCAACCCGACAAGCTCCAACACCTCATCGATTTCCTTTGCCGAACAACCGCCGCGCAATCCTGCTACAATCTGCAAATTTCTTCTTG
Encoded proteins:
- a CDS encoding LytTR family transcriptional regulator DNA-binding domain-containing protein: MKAIIVDDEQLARQIVREFLSHHPEIEIVAECPNGFEAVKAITELKPDILFLDIQMPKLSGFEVLELIDHDVTVIFTTAYDEFALKAFEVHAADYLLKPFSRERFDEALEQTKKRIPDSTRLDAIAEESASRTKPLERILVRDGAKVHIIPIESIDYIEAQDDYVSIKTEGKSILKQARLSALEQQLDEKKFIRIHRSYILNIERLAKIEPYAKDSRVAILADGTRLQVSRAGYARLKIHL
- a CDS encoding EamA family transporter codes for the protein MKTYILYAVIAGLAWGIGGYFEKSGLRELGLPPIAGIFLRTAVAVILLGLISIPAWKAYTPSSSVNGWLMIIIGGGIVAGSLGMWSFYASLATSENLGVTLAVAFALSPIAGTVIGLVKGTQEIDIKTGLGLLAIVGGIILIQLAHRSPEKIN
- a CDS encoding aminopeptidase P family protein: MNITAIQQALRERKIDGWLLCDFHNRDHLAYRVLGLDITKMTTRRWFYYIPAKGEPRKLVHSVEPRKLDSLPGKKEIFLPWKQLHSSLKKMLGSPKKIAMQYSPLNHIPAVSMVDAGIIELVKSFKHKVVSSADLVQMFEATISEEGYRMHKEAGVIVDKVRAEAYDQIRNAIATNNGLTEYQLQQFIMRRFKENGLVTVDPPIVGTNEHPADPHFESTPENARPFKQGDTVLIDLWAKLDKPGSIYYDVTWCGYIGSEPSKKYQEIFNTVKAARNAAIALVKDRFAKGKACGGWEVDDACRNVVKKAGYGKYFVHRTGHSIGEEVHGNGGNIDNLETKDERQLMPGCCFSIEPGIYLPHENMACRTEVNMFIRHDGVPEVTGEIQEELIRV
- a CDS encoding ABC transporter permease subunit, yielding MNTILRNELLKTYLKWRTYIGFIAIAVLVPLVEIALKLEGGGMVRRMTRDLSQDFFFVGNLFNGYFVTYFIMNSLWVHVPFLIALVAGDQLAGEATGGTFRLMLIRPASRTKILLMKYVATLFYAFSLVLFLAVVSLSLGLYLFGGGDLLVAGKVLTILPQTQLPLRMLIAFGLATWSMWCVASLAYLFSSLVENAIGPIVGTMTVIIVFFILSNIQIEFFESIKPYLFTTYFNIWQMAFEDPIPWQTIAQHGGVLGGFIIGFYAVTWYIFVKKDVLS
- a CDS encoding ABC transporter ATP-binding protein — protein: MHEAIVLQTHNLSKRYKNRWAVHNLNLEVRRGDVFGFLGPNGAGKSTTIRMLLSLVRPTAGEVFLFEKRLRYHRNEILSHVGGLVEASDFYLYLTARRNLQIVAGLRGGCSAKEIDEVLELVGLRERADERVKTFSHGMRQRLGIAQALLGSPEFIILDEPTTGLDPQGIKEVRELIRRLSTERAITIFLSSHLLNEIEQTATSMAIINRGKLVVQGKVGELLNNGRSVVRVDAHPQEKALAVLRRHPDVQDVLVRNEGLDVTVPSEHISELNAMLVTEGVHVRALIPRRSLEEYFLSITDHPSDEP